The genomic segment TGGGCTCAATAAAAGGCACCCAAGAAACCACGCTCACTCTTCTCCAGAAGAGACAGAGTGCCCTTGGATCTCTCCTGCCTGCGGAGTCTTCTGCTGAAAGCTCCTGTGACCACATCGGAAGGAGTTGAACCCAGAACTGACTTCCATAACACTACTTCTACAGCAAGCGTTGGTGAAATCCTTCACATATTCCTTAGGCGACTTAGGTGAGTGTACAATATACAGAAGTGGAGTTCCCGCTACTttcccaaaccaaaacaaaccaaaaataattTCAGTTTATCAATCGGGAAATTGAGGTGTTTTTCTatgaaatgatttcatttgtctACTTTGCAAAAATTAGTCCTTTCCTTAACCTACATATGAATTAATCCGTTTTGTCAATATTAGTATGTATTAGATTTAATAGGGTGATtgcattttgtcttatttttatgtATGCCTTGAATGTTTATATGGATTATAAGGACTAAGAAAGTAGTAGCCAGGTATCTTGTAATTTTGTACTTTGTGTGGTTCCTGAAAAgggaataaaaaaccaaacccacggccgaggagtcaattctgattcatagcaaccctataggacagactagaactgtcccgtaggatttccaaggagcgcctggtggatttggactgcttaccttttggttagcagccaaactcttaaccactacaccaccagggtttcaaaaaaaggaatagaagtaCTTTATTCTCTAAGAAGTTGATAAATGTAGTAGTCTAAATGTAGTGCATAAGTCAATGTATAAGAAAACTATTCTACTATAAGTGTATAATGCAATGAATGgtttggaccaaaaaaaaaaaaaacctttttgatACTGGTGTCTCTTTAGAAAATTCTGTTTACTGATGTAAATTTTTAAGAAGCCAGGAAATGTTTGGGCACAAAATTGTTACTGGTTACCATGCAGGAATATCAGAAATGTGACTCCCGTCTATATTCATTGAGTGTAAAGATGAGAACCCAATGTTTTAgctaaatcaattttaaaaagcacagtTTGTTATTTTGTGCTGATTTTCACTATTACATGATACTTTCATCTTTTCACAGCGTGAAGGGGTGCGTGCTAATAGTTTGAAAGGGTGCGGAAGATACTGCTAGTCTCTttaatttttgatttctttagatGCCTAGTGTAGATAAAAAGATGTTTTCAAaagcttgttgttaggagctgatGAGTAGATTCTCTCTTGTAATAACTCCACGTgactcagtagaactgccccataggattttcctggCAGATTACTgggtctttctcctaaggagccacTGGATGCATTGGAACCACCAAcattgcttaactgtttgcaccaccagggcttcttcatatATGTCCATATATAAAGATTCTGACTGAAATCTGATCCAATTTTAcgaccaaagaaaacaaaacaaaaggcctGTTGCCGTTAAgttcatttcgactcatagcgaacctacaggacaggggagaactgcccaacagagtttccaaggagtgtatggtggacttgaactgcggaccttttggttagcagcgaaagcTATTACCCACTATACCAGCAGAGTTTCCCAATTTTACAAAGCTTTGTTAAATTCTTATTAACACTTTTGTATTCCGAAATTGAATTTTTATTACATTCTGTTTGAATTAAGAGTTTCAAAGAAGAAATTTTGATTTTGTGACTATGTTTCTCATGTACATATTTCTAATGCATTTTTTACAGTGAGTTTCAAGAAAGACACTTTCTGTATTATAGGTGAGGGGCAGGAGACAAATGTGCATTCTGCCCATtactgtattttattattttcaacttTTATTCTCTCTTTAAGGATTTTGTATTAGAATTATAACCCTACTTCACAGACAGTCTTGGCGAGGAAAAATACCAGAACTGTTCGCTTAAATTAAAATAGTTGATAAGAACCTGGCTGGTTGATTCTGTCTGTATGGTATCTTGGAGAGTAATGGTTAGCAGATTTTAATTTTAGTCAAAGGTATGAGTTTTGGCTCCAACATTAACTATCGGTATGATTTTGGATTAGTCATCCTTATAGGATGGTTTTgtcaattaaatgaaatagtaaaGGTAAAAAGTTTAGTCGCATGAGCTTTGCTAAGCCAATCAGTCACTAGGAACGTTATGATTGGCTTTTACACCAATCAGAATACTAGAGATTGAGTCAAACTATTGAAGCACAAGCCCAAGAACGAAAGGACACAAACAGGTTCTTTTATGGAGGAGAAATGGAGTTGATGGTGTAGATCATGTTAATCAGGAAGCCAACCAAGTTTTCAACAGAGCTCTAGAGCTGTCTTTGTGTCAGTTTCCAGTTTTTGTCATTAGTAAAAGAAACTATATCAGGCCTAGACGTAAGTATAGTATTGAATCACAACTGGAGTAAAAGTTTGCTTAGTCTTTTGTCTCTCTGGGGCAAATGACAAACTCTCCTGATTTTCTTCCCTCAGGAAAATGGACTCCAACATCTCCCAAGCCTTCCGAAAGGAACTCACCTGCTGCATCTGCTTGAACTACCTTATAGACCCTGTCACCATAGGCTGTGGGCACAGCTTCTGTAGGCCCTGTCTATACATTTCCTGGGAAGAAGCCAAAACTACCCGTTGTCCTCTATGTGGGGAAACATCAAAGAAGACAGACATCAAATCCAATATTCTTGTGAAGAATCTGGTGTCCCTTGCTAGACAAGCCAGTCTCTGCCAGTTCCTGAGCTCTGAGGATCAGATGTGTGGGACACACAAGGAGACAAAGAAGATGTTCTGTGAAGAGAGCAAGAACCTACTCTGTTTGCTCTGTTCTTCCTCTCAGGAGCACGAGGCTCACAGACACTGTTCCACTGAATACGCTGTTGAGAAGTACCGGGTAAGTGATGCTTCTGAAAGCCTTTGAAAGCTGGAGAATAATAGAGCTAAGAGAGTATAAGGAAGATGAGTACCGTGATTATGATTAATTCACTCATCACTGGGAGTCTTATATGTGCTGGGTACTGTTCTAGGTGGGAAGGGTAAAGCTGTGAATAAAATAGGTAAGGAAATCTGCTTTCACAGAGGCTGTATTCGAGTGGCAGGGCGATTCGCTTAATGATTATTAGTTTGATTATGCAAAGTGAAGCACAGGACACCATAACACTCACATTTTTAGAAATAGCTCCTGGCCACAAAAATTACATGTTTaacaagtgctttttttttttttttactggaagcATATTTAGTAATACTGGACAAACATGTAGGATAATAGTATAGAGAATTAGCAAGATATTTATAGGAAATTTAATTACATTACATAAAGCCTTTATTTGTCGGTTTTCCCAGGAAAATTGTTTCATTACTTTATGTGGCTCTATAGCCTGAAACTCCCAGAAGTGATGACTATCGGGTAGCCAGTGAAACATGACCCTTCCACTTTCCTGAAAGTATGTTCATCTAACATCCCTGGTCTTTAGCTGTCAGTAACGGTCTGAAATCTATAATATTTGTTCTGTTGGTGCTTAAttcagtatttttgtttttacaggAGAAGCTTTTAAAACAAATGAGGTCTTTATGGGAAAAGAtccaagaaaatcagagaaatctAAACGAGGAGTGCAGAATATTCAACCTGTGGATGGTAAGCATGAGACCACGTTTTCCTCATAACCAGCTTGGTACAGACATGCTGGGACCTTACCTGTTGAGAACTTGAGCTTTAATCAAGGGAGAAAAAGGCCATCAGAACAAAGTGCAAAAAGTGCTGAAATGGAGGCACATGCAGGGATTTGGAGAAGTTCAAAAACCGTTGGTCAGGAGTTGAGAAAAAGTTTCAGAGAGAGGTTCACAATCAATTTGAGTTTTAAAGGACAAGTGTAAAAAAGCCATGGACATTTCAAGCAGAGATTTCTGACTGAGGTGAAATCTAGAAATTAAACAGTACATAATGGGGAACTACAGGGATGTCATACAGATTAGTATAAAGATGGCCATGAGGAGAAAAAGGTTTAAATAGCAATTTAGGAAGTGTACCTGTGATAGTGAAAAGCGATAATGTAGTAGCTAGAGAATGATATAGGATCAACTGGGAGAAATTTTAACATGTTGAAAAACTgggggaaaagagaaaggaaaggacttGGTGAGGAGAGAATGAATACATGGGTATTGGCAGGGGTCATGCAATGGGGTAAGGGTTAATGTTCCTATAATGTTAGGACAAAATGAGACCCTGAAGCCTTAAGTACTCATTACCAGGAAGGAATCCCATCCATGGCAACAAGGGATAGTGATGGGAGAAATCAGATTAAGGGTATGGGATTAGGAATTTTAGGGAGGTTTTGTCTGATGATTTCTAATCCTCAGACTAGTAGGCAACATTTCGGCTAAGAGTGAATGATCAGGCTAGGATTGAGGAAATTTGAGAGGAGAGGCTAAATTAGTAACAGATCAGAATATTAAATAATCAAGCATAAATTTATCTTTTTACATGTAATCTTTCATATTTTAGAGAACATatattggtaaagcagagggtcaggaaaaagaagaagaccctcaatgagatggacttacacagtgactgcaacaataagtTTAAACATAAAAAAGATTGTTGGGGTAGGATGGCTcgggaccaggcagtttttcattctgttgtacatagtgtccttgtgagttggaaccgactcagtagcatctaacaacaacaacgtattttaaaaattaactgtgAAAAAAATTTCTACAGGAATTTCGGGAACTTAAGAAGTGAATTGTAGTATTCTGAGGAAAGGATGGGTTTCTGTAGTtaacaaagaatgaaaaataaagtaAGGAAAGAGGGATGAGCATGGTTTCTGGTGAGTGGAAAGACATGAATTTAACATGTATGTAGGTTGGTGGATTACGTGATCATGAATCAAAGAGAAGTGAGTGAGGTTTAAGTGGTGAAGGATAAAGGAAGCCTGGGTGTGTGATCTAGGAAATCCATGTCCCTGCAGGATTATATATGCCTACGGAGAGACATGATCAGAGATCACTATCGGAAGTTGCATCCAGTTCTCCACAGGGAAGAAAAACAACATTTAGAGGGACTGAAAAGTGAACGCAAAAGGATTTTACAGCAACTCAAGAAAAGTCAAACCACAATGGTTCGAAAACAAAAACACCTAAGAGAAATGTTTGAGAAGCTGCTGAATTTGTGCCGTAAACCAGATGTGGAGCTGCTCCAGGTAAGAAATGAGGATATTAGTTCAAGTTCACATCTTTGACTTCCATTACATATTTCAAACCAAAATCTTATTTCTGCATCTTCTGCTCCTGTCAAGACTATTATTGTCCAAGTGAATATGATATAAACTTCAACTCTTATCCTAACCAGGAACAACAAAACTTTGGGGAATTGTGAGAGTAGTTTCCCTTCTCAGTTCTCTTTATTTAATTCACTTTTCTATCCAACAGAAAGGAACAACTTATTTGTAGACCTTTTTGTCTCCAGGTGGGCAATATGACGAAGACGAAAAGCTAGCATTCATGTCCTCCTTCTGTTTGGAAGTCCTAGGCTTGAGTTGTGCTCGTTTTGAGGCACATTACCCTTTCGAAACAAGCCCTGTGAAAAGACCACCTTGTAGACACCTGATGGTTGTAGCAATGCAGTCCCTACTCATGTCCTGCTCTGTCTTTGCTCACCCTCAGAGCCCTTAGCCATCGAGAATTTATTTTCTGTCAATGTGTGGtactgtgattttcttttaaagaggAAAAGTAAAAGACATTTATAAAAtccggggtgggggggaggaaaggagggtttgaaatttttttgaaatttcccaaatccaaagattaggcataacaaaaaaagaatttctgaagaattctgtgtttttccttttatttctctttacagAATTTGGAAGACACATTGACAAGGTAAGTTTGGCCTTCAATGCAAACTGGAGCACCATGAAAGCTAGTAAAGAGATCAAAGTGTTTTTACCAAAATGAAGTTACTGAGATAGTAAATCTTCGtttgcatgtgtgtttgtgtgagcgcatgtatttgtgtgtgttttactgAATATAATTTTCTATCCCACTCTATCAGAagttagttttgttttgtctttctgtGCTCATGGAGGTATACATTGTAGGGTTCAACACAGAAGTCACTAGAAAACAGGTATGCATGACTTTAGTTTTCAAAATCATAAACATATTAAAGTGCATGGACTAGCTTTTCCAGGCGTTAGAGGAGAGGCAGGCATCTATGATAAGAAGGGGGTGGAGGCAgggacagaagaaaagaaagaatcccTAAGAATTGCACAGTCTTATCCCAGGATCATGGAGGTACACTACAATATCAGAAAGGAGTTCCGATGAAACATATTATTCTGTTGAATGCTGACATCTTTTGCACATACTGTGATGACCCCTTTGGCACCTGAAAGATTACCTGAATCTTTCCCCTTGTAGGAGTGAGTCCATGCAACTGCACATGCCCCAGCCTGTGAACCCAGAGCTCAGTGCCAGGCCCATCACTGGACTGATAGACAGGTTCAACCAATTCCAAGGTGAGTGGCAACCCAATGATGGAACCCCATACATTGTCCTTCAATAATGGTTTTCTTTGgataatatggagccctggtgccagagcaattaagagcttggctgctaacaaaaaggtctgcagttggaatccaccagctgctccttggaaaccctatgggacagttctattctgtcctgtagggtcactatgagttggaatccacttgacactaatgggtttggttttttatgcccAATGTTTCCCCTTTTTATTAACCCTTGATTTAGGAGAGAACAGCCTCCTAAGAGACATTTATAGTCATAGTTGCCTTGTGATAACATGAAAAAATCTAAATGAAAGCTGGTGAAAGGATAAATGTGATTCATGCCTGTAAGAAATTAGACAATGAGAAACAGGAAACAATCAAAAAGGGCTCCtagtgctgtggggaccatggtctcaggaaaaatctagctcaattggcataacacagttcgtAGAGACTATGGTCTGCTTTCTACTTtaataagtagcatctggggtcttaacggcctgtgagtggccatctaagatactccactggtccctccccttcgggagcaaggcagaatgaagaaaactaaagacacaagggaaagattagtccaaaggactaatggaccacaactaacatggcctccaccagactgagtccagtacaactggacGGTACCTgactaccaccgactgctctgacagggatcacaatagagagtcttggacagagctggagaaaaatgtaaaacaaagttctaactcaaaataaaagaccaaacttactggtctgagagagactggagaaaaccctgagagtatggcccctggatacactTTTAGCtttgtaatgaagtcattcctgaagtttcacctttcatccaaaggttagacaggctcataaaacaaaacgacaCTAAAGGGGCATAggagcccaagggcaaggactagagggcaggaggggacaggaaggctggtaatggggaacccaaggtcaagaagggagaatgttgacatgttgtggggttgttaaccaatttcatagaacaatatgtgtactaactgtttaatgagaagctagcttgttctgtaaaccttcaggcaaagtacaataaaaaaatgttcagtagaaaaaaaatgaaatatatatttaaactctgaaaaaaagggggggctcCTAGAACCATTCTGAGATAAAATAccagttattcattcatttagtcataTAGAACTGC from the Loxodonta africana isolate mLoxAfr1 chromosome 7, mLoxAfr1.hap2, whole genome shotgun sequence genome contains:
- the LOC100655341 gene encoding E3 ubiquitin-protein ligase TRIM48-like, whose protein sequence is MDSNISQAFRKELTCCICLNYLIDPVTIGCGHSFCRPCLYISWEEAKTTRCPLCGETSKKTDIKSNILVKNLVSLARQASLCQFLSSEDQMCGTHKETKKMFCEESKNLLCLLCSSSQEHEAHRHCSTEYAVEKYREKLLKQMRSLWEKIQENQRNLNEECRIFNLWMNLEDTLTRSESMQLHMPQPVNPELSARPITGLIDRFNQFQVSAVNISLNYEASSHDIMLSDDVRSLIFRHDLQEVPFPSGRSNYFATWGAQAFTSGKHYWEMHVDSSWDWAIGVCKDTWLRKNCSVIESGDTFLLLCVKGDNGYHLFTTSPVLSQYIEKPLGKVGVFVDFNSGSVSFVNVAKNSLIWEYPAYSFNYSLRPFFCTGHT